Sequence from the Candidatus Margulisiibacteriota bacterium genome:
CAAAACCGTATTTATTACCGGTGCCGCTCCCAGTGGCTGCGGTAAAACCACTACAGCTATGGCCGGCAAACATTTTATCGGGGATGATCTGGCTGAGATGTATATACATGAAGATGGGACTTTAAGAGCTATTAATCCTGAACAAGGTGTATTTGCAATTGTTAAGGATGTAAACCCTATCGATGATCCGATGGTTGACGCAGCTCTAAAAAAACCTGGAGTAATTTGGTCTAATATTCTTGTTACACCAGAAAACACTGTTCATTGGCTTGGAGATGGAAAACCTGTTCCTGCCGAAGGAATAAACTTTCAGGGGGAATGGCATCAGGGGATGGTTAACAACGAAGGCAAAGAAATTCCTATGTCTCATCCAAATGCCAGGGCAACATTCAGCGCCCGTGCACTTGAGAATTACAGTGAAAAATCGGAAGATCCCGAAGGAGTTCCAGTTGGCGTTATTACATATTCCGGACGTGATAGTGACACAAATCCTCCGATTCGTGTGGCGGCTAACTCTGATGAAGGAGTGGTTATCGGAGGTTCAATAGTTTCAGCAGCAACCGCTACCGAAGTCGGTGCAACAGGAATTAAACTGGAGCCTTTTGCTAATCGGCCATTTATGCCAGGATCTCTGGGAGATAATATTAAACATCAGCTTGAATTTGGCCGTAACGAGAGCATATCGAAAAAACCCGTCTATGCCGGAATTAACTATTTCTTAACTGAGGCAGCCCGTGGTGGAGATTCTAATAAATTGCTCGGGGAAAAACGTGATGTAAAAGTGTGGCTCAGCTGGCTGGCTTATTACTCTGAAGGCTTAGTTGCTTCTATAGATACCCCAATCGGCGGTGTTCCTAAATACGAAGATCTTAAACGGTTATTCTCTGAAATCCTGGATAAAGAATATACACAAGAACTTTATAATAAACAGTTCTCTATTTATGTTGAAAAACTGATAGCACGTATTGATAAAGTAACAGACGACTACAATGCAGACGATTCTGAAATTCCAGCTCGCTTCTT
This genomic interval carries:
- a CDS encoding phosphoenolpyruvate carboxykinase encodes the protein MQLKRKVIDIAQNASTKGITYDVALNLLKSKMDTDNYAKLLRLNNEDAIIKIAAGAMLMDPQNIFIHSGSDEDAKTIKQAAISLAEELPLANDSHTYHFDLKDEQGRLPQQTFTIYDEGDRLSSLKKKVPRKDAADYVNNNLGGILKDKTMFVGAYCRGPIGAPNATPSLIVTQSAYVINSASILYRSALDSFDSQVNRCGYFITNYHAQGNNTSEELKKARVFTDHKNLETWSIFTTYAGNSLRLKKGNHEINIGKTVRENTPELVEHMFITGMEIKMPDGNNKTVFITGAAPSGCGKTTTAMAGKHFIGDDLAEMYIHEDGTLRAINPEQGVFAIVKDVNPIDDPMVDAALKKPGVIWSNILVTPENTVHWLGDGKPVPAEGINFQGEWHQGMVNNEGKEIPMSHPNARATFSARALENYSEKSEDPEGVPVGVITYSGRDSDTNPPIRVAANSDEGVVIGGSIVSAATATEVGATGIKLEPFANRPFMPGSLGDNIKHQLEFGRNESISKKPVYAGINYFLTEAARGGDSNKLLGEKRDVKVWLSWLAYYSEGLVASIDTPIGGVPKYEDLKRLFSEILDKEYTQELYNKQFSIYVEKLIARIDKVTDDYNADDSEIPARFFEVLEQQKSELLQMKAQYGEIVTPAILESIQK